The window CCGGTCGTGATGCGCGCCCGTCGGCCGACGTTCGCTCCCGAAGCTCGGGATCCCGAACCGGATGATGCAGGTAAGGCTAACCTAAAAGCTCGACCGTGCCAAGGGAATCCGCGAATCCGGACGGAACGCTCGCGTATCGTTCACGCAGGTCCATCCCGGAGGTGTCGTGCCCGATCCGATCGCACGTGCTGCCCGCCGCGGAGCGTTCGAGTGTTTCGCGGCCGAATCCGTCGTTCTCCTCGGCGGGGGAGCAGCACTCCTCCTGCAACTCGCGCACCCCGCCATCGGCACGGCGGTCGCGCGCCACAGTCGCGTGCGGAGCGATCCCCTCGCGAGGCTGTTCGGCACGCTCGAGTTCCTCACGGCGGAGGCGTTCGGTGACGACGACGATCGCGCGAGGGTCCGGCGTCGCGTCGCGGCCGCCCACCGGCCCGTCCACGGCGACGAGCCCGCCGCGGGAGGGGCGTACCGTGCGGACGATCCCGAACTGCAGCGATGGGTGGCGGCCACGCTCTACGTCGCCGGTCGGGCCGCGCACACGCGAGCGTTCGGGGAGCTTCCCGCCGACAGGGCCGCCGCGGTGCTCGCGGGCTTCGGCGGCGCGGCGACGGCACTCGGGATGCCAGCCGCGATGTGGCCGAGCGACGAGGCGACGTTCCGTCGGGTCTGGCGCGCGGGCCTCGCGTCGCTGCGCGTGACGGACGAGGCGCGTGCGATCGGCCTCGGGCTGTTCGACGGAACGGGGGTGCCGTGGCCGCTTCGTCCGCTCCTGCCCGTGCTCCGGGCCGTCTCGATCGACCTGCTCCCCGCTGAGGCCCGTGCCGCCTACGGCGTGCGGCACCGTCGGCGCGACCGCTTCGCCGCGGAACTCGTGTGGGCGCTCGTCGTCCCCGCGTATCGGCTCGCCCCGGCCGTCCTGCGACGACTCCCGGCACGGGTCCTGCTCGCGCGCCTACGTCTGGCCTGAACCGGCTGGCACCGACACCCAGCAGCCTTCCGTATGCTCGGAGCATGCCGGAACAACGCGACGACACGCAGGCCTCCGCATCGGCGCAGGGGACCTACTCGACCGTCGGGCAACCGTACGACCGCGACACGAACTACATCACCGACCGCATCACGCGCGACGCGCGGCCGGTCGGTGACGGAACCCTGAGCTGGCCCGTCGAGGCCGGCAGGTACCGTCTCGTGGTCGCCCGCGCGTGCCCGTGGGCGAACCGCGCGACGATCGTCCGGCGCCTCCTCGGCCTCGAGGACGCGATCTCGATGGCCGTGTGCGGACCCGTGCACGACGAGCGGTCGTGGACCTTCGACAAGAGCCCCGGGGGTATCGACCCCGTCCTCGGCTACGAACGGCTGCAGCAGGCGTACTTCGCGCGATTCTCGGACTACCCCCGGGGCATCACGGTCCCGGCGATCGTCGACGTCCCCACTCGAGCGGTCGTGACGAACGACTTCCCGACCATGACCCTCGACTTCTCGACCGAGTGGACCGCATTCCACCGCGACGGCGCGCCCGACCTCTACCCCGAGGCGCTCCGTGACGAGATGGACACGCTCATGCACTTCGTCTACACGGAGATCAACAACGGTGTCTACCGGTGCGGCTTCGCGGGCAGTCAGGACGCGTACGACCAGGCCTACGCCAGGCTGTTCACGGCACTCGACAAGGTCGGGGAGCGGCTCTCCACGCGGCGCTATCTCATGGGAGACACGATCACGGAAGCCGACGTGCGGCTGTTCACGACGCTCGCGCGCTTCGACCCCGTCTACCACGGCCACTTCAAGTGCAATCGCCAGAAGCTCGCCGAGATGCCCGTGCTGTGGGCCTACGCGCGGGACCTGTTCCAGACGCCGGGCTTCGGTGACACGACCGATTTCGTCGACATCAAGCGCCACTACTACGAGGTGCACCGCGACCTGAACCCGCTCGGAATCGTCCCCCTCGGTCCCGAGCTCCACAACTGGCTCACGCCCCACGGCCGCGAGGAGCTCGGTGGCTCACCGTTCGGCACCGGCACGCCACCGGGACCGGTGCGCGAGCCGCTCGAGGACGGTCACGGAATCGTCGGCACCGGGGACCCGCTGCGGGCATGACGACCGACGGGCGGCCGGGCGACGGCACCGGGAACGAGGACGACCGCGGGGCCACCGCACGGCCGCGGTCGGCGATGCGGTGTGCCGTCCCGGTCGACGGCGGCGCCCTCGGGGTCGCCGAGTGGGACGACGGAGTCGACGCCCCCGCGCCCGCGGTGCTCGCCGCACACGGCGTGACGGCGACGGGTGCGGCGTGGCAACTCGTCGCGGATCGCCTGCCCGGCACGCGCGTGATCGCCCCCGATCTTCGCGGACGCGGCCGGTCGAGCGAGCTCCCGGGGCCGGCGACGCTCGTCCGGCACGCGGACGACCTCGCGAGGGTCCTCGATGCGACCGACATCGA is drawn from Pseudoclavibacter chungangensis and contains these coding sequences:
- a CDS encoding oxygenase MpaB family protein, with translation MPDPIARAARRGAFECFAAESVVLLGGGAALLLQLAHPAIGTAVARHSRVRSDPLARLFGTLEFLTAEAFGDDDDRARVRRRVAAAHRPVHGDEPAAGGAYRADDPELQRWVAATLYVAGRAAHTRAFGELPADRAAAVLAGFGGAATALGMPAAMWPSDEATFRRVWRAGLASLRVTDEARAIGLGLFDGTGVPWPLRPLLPVLRAVSIDLLPAEARAAYGVRHRRRDRFAAELVWALVVPAYRLAPAVLRRLPARVLLARLRLA
- a CDS encoding glutathione S-transferase family protein translates to MPEQRDDTQASASAQGTYSTVGQPYDRDTNYITDRITRDARPVGDGTLSWPVEAGRYRLVVARACPWANRATIVRRLLGLEDAISMAVCGPVHDERSWTFDKSPGGIDPVLGYERLQQAYFARFSDYPRGITVPAIVDVPTRAVVTNDFPTMTLDFSTEWTAFHRDGAPDLYPEALRDEMDTLMHFVYTEINNGVYRCGFAGSQDAYDQAYARLFTALDKVGERLSTRRYLMGDTITEADVRLFTTLARFDPVYHGHFKCNRQKLAEMPVLWAYARDLFQTPGFGDTTDFVDIKRHYYEVHRDLNPLGIVPLGPELHNWLTPHGREELGGSPFGTGTPPGPVREPLEDGHGIVGTGDPLRA